One part of the Phycisphaerae bacterium genome encodes these proteins:
- a CDS encoding fused MFS/spermidine synthase → MRTPLLYLLFLLSGAAGLIYELVWVRELIFVFGGTTYAITTVLVAFMGGLGLGCFFAGRWCHRLERPGHTYGVLEICIGLYALCVPFLLNVAEPGYRALYPHLANQPWLLNLVRFGVGGLILIVPTTFMGATLPILVRYVTLQGGALGRSVGHLYGINTFGAVLGTLAAGFVLIPTLGLLHTTWLAATLNILIGIVAVNLLNQTAQAAAPARAAAARADALAAPPLSGRLRQVVLVGFAVSGFAAMVYQITWSRALVMAVGSTTYAFTCILAAFILGLALGSLAIARWADRWKDPVFVFGVLELLIGLIAVVIVPIHGRVPLIVADIIDAYSKRHNGAVITWQFYVTWQFLLIIAITFVPTFLMGAIFPLATRALAGAGDEAGAATGRAYLVNTIGTIAGSFLAGFMLIRSDVLGIQNSIILASLLNGIVGLALVLLARRPTGAAFAPRAAVAGVLLVLIPVVAVAAGRWDRHTLTAAPFMMRHSATAAREIVYYGEGVDVTVSVEHPAGLPQLLTMRVNGKPDASTDFGDMVTMLLLGHVPALVGPEARTACMVGLGSGLSLGALACHPSFEQIDCVEISDDVIRGAQLFNPYTYNVLNRDPRVHMILADGRNHLLLTNRTYDMIITQPSNPWMAGVSNLFTREYFELGRRRLTDRGVIAVWLQGYRTSLRDFQMIVRTLFEVFPHVSLWELNEDDFLMIASPQALQLDFTEFTRRFRTPTVWADLYRVSVRRPADVLSRYVASDQTLREWVAQAPIHTDDNALLEFSAPRQMFIAHRTIAAALYLLQRSPVTDLVRDPATVPAEFVRELENAVAARWVRIRGDELMEREDVAGALRLLLDTYATCPHNAQLYRFIMYSHDGITDSLRKRQIPAQPEVAALLERIAQLPPPRGFAPLTGATLAQLATTQRGLAQAAAQRGQWPAAVALLREAHDLQPEDTEVTRALANALGQVGQLPEAARILDDLLARRPEDGAANYLRAVIAAHSGDPATALQRLEQALQWGAVSAAQLASDPNLEPLRADPRFQALLTPPTTAPAAP, encoded by the coding sequence GTGCGCACACCGCTCCTGTATCTGCTGTTCCTTCTGTCCGGCGCCGCCGGCCTGATCTACGAGCTCGTCTGGGTGCGCGAGCTCATTTTTGTTTTCGGCGGCACCACGTACGCCATCACCACCGTGCTTGTCGCGTTCATGGGCGGCCTCGGCCTCGGCTGCTTTTTCGCCGGGCGCTGGTGTCACCGCCTCGAGCGGCCGGGGCACACCTACGGCGTGCTGGAGATCTGCATCGGGCTCTACGCGCTGTGCGTGCCGTTCCTGCTGAACGTGGCCGAGCCGGGGTACCGCGCGCTGTACCCGCATCTGGCAAACCAGCCGTGGCTGCTCAACCTCGTCCGCTTTGGCGTGGGCGGCCTGATCCTGATCGTACCGACCACGTTCATGGGCGCGACGCTGCCGATCCTCGTCCGCTACGTCACGCTGCAGGGCGGCGCGCTGGGCCGCTCCGTCGGTCATCTGTACGGCATCAACACGTTCGGCGCCGTGCTCGGCACGCTGGCGGCCGGGTTCGTGCTCATCCCCACGCTCGGCCTGCTGCACACGACCTGGCTCGCCGCAACGCTCAACATCCTGATCGGCATCGTCGCCGTGAATCTGCTGAACCAGACGGCGCAGGCGGCCGCGCCGGCGCGCGCCGCGGCCGCGCGCGCGGACGCACTGGCTGCTCCGCCGCTTTCCGGTCGGCTGCGCCAGGTCGTGCTCGTGGGCTTCGCGGTCTCCGGCTTCGCGGCCATGGTTTACCAGATCACGTGGTCGCGCGCGCTGGTCATGGCGGTCGGCTCCACCACCTACGCCTTTACCTGCATCCTGGCGGCGTTCATCCTCGGCCTGGCCCTGGGCAGCCTCGCGATCGCGCGCTGGGCCGACCGCTGGAAGGACCCGGTCTTCGTCTTCGGCGTGCTCGAGCTGCTGATCGGCCTGATCGCGGTCGTGATCGTGCCGATCCACGGCCGCGTGCCCCTCATCGTCGCAGACATCATCGACGCCTACTCCAAACGCCACAACGGAGCCGTCATTACGTGGCAATTCTATGTAACCTGGCAGTTCCTGCTGATCATCGCCATCACGTTCGTGCCGACGTTTCTGATGGGCGCGATCTTCCCGCTCGCAACCCGCGCCCTCGCCGGGGCCGGCGACGAAGCCGGGGCCGCCACCGGCCGCGCCTACCTCGTGAACACGATCGGCACGATCGCCGGATCGTTTCTGGCGGGCTTCATGCTGATTCGGAGCGACGTGCTGGGGATTCAGAACTCCATCATCCTGGCCAGCCTCCTCAACGGCATCGTCGGGCTGGCGCTGGTGCTGCTCGCGCGGCGACCAACCGGTGCGGCGTTCGCGCCCCGGGCCGCGGTGGCCGGCGTGCTGCTCGTACTCATCCCCGTCGTCGCGGTCGCCGCCGGGCGCTGGGACCGGCACACCCTGACCGCCGCTCCGTTCATGATGCGCCACTCGGCGACGGCGGCGCGCGAGATCGTCTACTACGGCGAAGGTGTGGACGTCACGGTGAGCGTCGAGCACCCGGCCGGCCTGCCGCAGCTGCTCACCATGCGCGTCAACGGCAAGCCCGACGCGTCCACGGACTTCGGCGACATGGTCACGATGCTGCTGCTCGGCCACGTGCCCGCGCTGGTGGGCCCCGAAGCCCGCACGGCCTGCATGGTCGGCCTGGGCTCGGGCCTGTCGCTCGGCGCGCTCGCCTGTCACCCGTCGTTCGAGCAGATCGACTGCGTGGAGATCAGTGACGACGTGATTCGCGGCGCGCAGTTGTTCAACCCGTACACGTACAACGTCCTGAACCGTGATCCGCGCGTCCACATGATCCTGGCCGACGGGCGCAACCACCTGCTGCTGACCAACCGCACCTACGACATGATCATCACCCAGCCGTCGAACCCCTGGATGGCCGGCGTGTCCAACCTCTTCACGCGCGAATACTTCGAACTCGGCCGACGGCGCCTGACCGACCGCGGCGTGATCGCCGTCTGGCTCCAGGGCTACCGGACCTCGCTGCGCGACTTCCAGATGATTGTGCGCACGCTGTTCGAGGTCTTCCCGCACGTGTCGCTCTGGGAGCTCAACGAGGACGACTTCCTGATGATCGCCTCGCCCCAGGCGCTGCAGCTCGATTTCACCGAGTTCACGCGCCGCTTTCGCACACCCACCGTGTGGGCTGACCTGTACCGCGTCAGCGTGCGGCGGCCGGCCGACGTGCTCAGCCGCTACGTGGCCTCGGACCAGACGCTGCGCGAATGGGTGGCACAGGCGCCGATCCACACAGACGACAACGCCCTGCTCGAATTCTCCGCCCCGCGCCAGATGTTCATCGCCCATCGCACGATTGCCGCGGCCTTGTATCTCTTGCAGCGCTCGCCGGTCACCGACCTGGTGCGCGATCCGGCCACTGTGCCTGCGGAGTTCGTCCGCGAGCTCGAAAACGCCGTCGCGGCGCGCTGGGTCCGCATTCGTGGCGATGAGCTCATGGAGCGCGAGGACGTCGCCGGCGCGCTGCGCCTGCTGCTTGACACCTACGCGACCTGCCCGCACAACGCGCAGCTCTACCGATTCATCATGTATTCGCACGACGGGATCACGGACAGCTTGCGGAAGCGGCAGATCCCGGCCCAACCCGAAGTCGCGGCGTTGCTGGAGCGAATCGCGCAGCTGCCGCCCCCCAGGGGGTTCGCGCCGCTGACGGGCGCAACGCTGGCGCAACTCGCGACCACCCAGCGCGGCCTTGCACAGGCCGCGGCGCAGCGCGGCCAGTGGCCTGCGGCCGTCGCGTTGCTGCGCGAGGCGCACGACCTCCAGCCCGAAGACACCGAGGTGACGCGCGCGCTGGCGAACGCGCTGGGACAAGTCGGGCAGCTCCCCGAGGCCGCCCGAATCCTCGATGACCTGCTGGCGCGGCGCCCGGAGGACGGCGCGGCCAACTATCTCCGCGCGGTGATCGCGGCGCACAGCGGTGATCCGGCCACAGCGCTGCAGCGACTCGAGCAGGCGCTGCAATGGGGCGCGGTCTCCGCCGCCCAGCTTGCGTCTGATCCGAATCTCGAGCCGCTGCGCGCCGATCCACGGTTCCAGGCGCTTCTGACTCCGCCGACCACCGCGCCGGCCGCGCCCTGA
- a CDS encoding PEP-CTERM sorting domain-containing protein: MKKALCVIALLAMVASAGATVRVFATPASAGMGLDITANAFQPTFSTVTADGNNINAYDFYYGHFTVTNYPTLSTPAGDAITPVEVPEGDFAYIWVRFESERKAATINGLKVVIRELGQTDPAAVTTAWYVQNDKGNTGPGMSRKRWDGTATPPGYAEWHNNPQAFVSVQANGLVNLPTGTDAQMMGTWLAGTSTQPRSSVHLLGAVQGMPGKTYEILIPSLLDINYSADPQPTEIAGGVFKFLPEPTSLMLLGLAGLVLRRR, translated from the coding sequence ATGAAGAAAGCACTGTGTGTAATTGCACTTTTGGCGATGGTGGCCAGCGCAGGCGCGACCGTCCGCGTCTTCGCGACCCCAGCCAGCGCCGGCATGGGCTTGGACATCACGGCCAATGCCTTCCAGCCGACGTTCAGCACCGTGACGGCGGACGGCAACAACATCAACGCGTATGATTTCTACTATGGCCACTTCACCGTGACCAACTACCCCACGCTCTCGACGCCGGCCGGCGACGCCATTACGCCGGTTGAAGTCCCCGAAGGCGACTTCGCCTACATCTGGGTGCGCTTCGAGTCCGAGCGCAAGGCCGCCACGATCAACGGCCTGAAGGTCGTCATTCGCGAGCTGGGCCAGACCGACCCGGCCGCTGTCACAACCGCGTGGTACGTCCAGAACGACAAGGGCAACACCGGCCCTGGTATGTCCCGCAAGCGCTGGGACGGCACCGCGACGCCTCCGGGCTATGCCGAGTGGCACAACAACCCGCAGGCCTTCGTGTCCGTTCAGGCGAACGGGCTCGTCAACCTGCCGACGGGCACCGATGCGCAGATGATGGGCACCTGGCTCGCCGGCACCTCGACGCAGCCGCGGTCGAGCGTCCACCTCTTGGGCGCCGTCCAGGGCATGCCGGGCAAGACCTATGAGATCTTGATCCCCAGCCTGCTCGACATCAATTACAGCGCTGATCCGCAGCCGACCGAAATCGCCGGCGGCGTGTTCAAGTTCCTGCCGGAGCCCACCAGCCTGATGCTGCTGGGTCTCGCGGGCCTGGTGCTGCGTCGCCGCTAA
- a CDS encoding PEP-CTERM sorting domain-containing protein, translating to MKKALCLVAMLALVATASADVRVFATPASAGYGLDNAANAFQPTFSTVTPGGDNINAYDFYYGHFTVTNYPPLGTLPGTVATPIEIPAGDFAYIWLRFESEPKGVTINGLKVLVREVGTTEPAAIDAAWYVQNDKGNTTPGMSRKRWDGTCTPPGYAEFHMNPQAFVAVTANGITNLATGVDAQMMSTWLAGTTTQPRSSEALIGAIQGTPGKTYEILIPSFQDINYTNGTSPAGLQGGVFKFLPEPTSLMLLGLAGLVLRRR from the coding sequence ATGAAGAAAGCACTGTGTCTTGTTGCGATGTTGGCACTTGTGGCGACGGCGAGCGCGGACGTCCGCGTCTTCGCAACCCCTGCCAGCGCGGGCTATGGCTTGGATAACGCAGCCAATGCTTTCCAGCCCACGTTCAGCACGGTCACACCGGGTGGCGACAACATCAACGCGTACGATTTCTACTATGGCCACTTCACCGTGACCAACTATCCGCCGCTGGGCACGCTTCCCGGCACGGTTGCCACGCCGATCGAGATCCCGGCCGGTGACTTCGCCTACATCTGGCTGCGGTTTGAGTCCGAACCCAAGGGCGTGACCATCAACGGTCTGAAGGTCTTGGTCCGCGAAGTCGGCACGACCGAGCCGGCCGCCATCGACGCCGCCTGGTACGTCCAGAACGACAAGGGCAACACGACGCCGGGCATGTCCCGCAAGCGCTGGGACGGCACCTGCACGCCTCCGGGCTATGCCGAGTTCCACATGAACCCGCAGGCGTTCGTGGCGGTGACGGCGAACGGCATCACGAACCTGGCAACGGGCGTTGATGCGCAGATGATGAGCACCTGGTTGGCGGGCACCACCACCCAGCCGCGCAGCAGCGAGGCCCTCATCGGTGCGATCCAGGGCACGCCTGGCAAGACCTACGAGATCCTGATCCCGAGCTTCCAGGACATCAACTACACCAACGGCACCTCGCCCGCTGGCCTCCAGGGCGGCGTGTTCAAGTTCCTGCCCGAGCCCACCAGCCTGATGCTGCTGGGCCTCGCGGGCCTGGTCCTGCGTCGGCGCTAG